A genome region from Cognatishimia activa includes the following:
- a CDS encoding P-II family nitrogen regulator, producing MKLIIATIKPFKLEEVREALTEIGVRGLMVTEIKGFGAQSGHTEIYRGAEYTVNFVPKVKLELVVAASMVDQVVETISNTARTGKIGDGKIFVLDVAQAVRVRTGETNEDAL from the coding sequence GTGAAACTGATTATTGCAACGATTAAACCGTTCAAGCTCGAGGAGGTCCGCGAGGCGCTGACCGAGATCGGCGTGCGCGGTCTCATGGTAACCGAGATCAAGGGCTTTGGCGCTCAGTCCGGTCACACTGAAATTTACCGCGGTGCAGAATACACCGTTAATTTTGTACCGAAGGTCAAACTGGAGCTCGTCGTCGCAGCTTCCATGGTTGATCAGGTGGTTGAAACCATCTCCAACACTGCGCGCACCGGCAAAATCGGTGACGGCAAGATCTTTGTTCTGGACGTGGCGCAGGCTGTGCGTGTGCGGACCGGCGAAACCAACGAAGACGCGCTGTAA
- a CDS encoding transglycosylase domain-containing protein, which produces MRDSKKKRSPLVADNRYGAKRSGRGKPAGKAPAKSAKPASKAKRGTTRRKPTPKKRSLLGRLWAWFWGLVWTITWRVAMVVATIIGLAVGYQYVLLPDLDALLDGRAQGSVTLMDRNGDVFAWRGDQFGGVVTASSVSPHLKNAVVATEDKRFYNHFGVSPRGVASAVRINLREGRGPLQGHGGSTITQQTAKLLCLGVEFDKDQWKSEAAYVADCRRTSMTRKITEAIYALAMEVKYSKDEILSIYLNRAYMGGGAYGVEAAGQVYFGKNAAELSPAESAMIAGLLTAPTRLAPTNNLERSQDRAATILRLMNEQGYLSNEQTLFWQENPATLSEAAQAKAGGYFADWIMRPENLPDFLGQKTTEDVIIQTTLDQRIQTAAEEGLQWVFENNVRKGSEAQAAVVVMSADGAVRAMIGGRQTKVSGAFNRAVQAKRQTGSAFKPFVYGTALDLGYSHNDLVEDAPLCMNIPGSGEWCPRNYTNEYYGDVTLEWALANSLNIPAVKISESVGRDNVRKVAADFGIESDLADGPALALGASESSLLEMTGAYAGILNGGSSVTPYGLVELRLQGEDEPMMGTAGGIGERVITEGAARELIYMMSKVVSEGSGTRAQLPGWEVAGKTGTTSAAKDAWFIGFTADYVTGVWMGYDDNTPLTGVTGGGLPAEIWKQVMTRVSDGEIPRALPGFTPSRNANRVPEPVRNNRENVLEQLLRGILGGRN; this is translated from the coding sequence ATGCGTGATTCCAAGAAAAAGAGGTCGCCCCTCGTGGCTGACAATCGCTATGGCGCCAAGCGCTCTGGCAGGGGAAAGCCTGCGGGCAAAGCGCCTGCGAAATCCGCAAAACCCGCAAGCAAAGCAAAACGCGGGACAACCCGACGCAAGCCGACGCCCAAGAAGCGGAGCCTTTTGGGGCGGCTCTGGGCGTGGTTCTGGGGGTTGGTCTGGACAATCACATGGCGCGTCGCGATGGTGGTTGCGACCATCATCGGTCTGGCGGTCGGCTATCAATATGTGCTCTTGCCGGATTTGGACGCCTTATTGGATGGGCGCGCACAGGGGTCTGTGACTTTGATGGACCGTAATGGCGATGTTTTTGCATGGCGCGGGGATCAGTTTGGCGGAGTCGTCACGGCAAGCTCCGTCTCTCCGCATCTCAAGAACGCAGTCGTCGCGACCGAGGACAAACGGTTCTACAACCATTTCGGCGTCAGCCCGCGTGGTGTGGCCTCTGCCGTCCGTATCAACCTGCGTGAAGGGCGGGGGCCATTGCAGGGCCACGGCGGCTCGACCATTACGCAGCAGACAGCCAAGCTGCTTTGTCTGGGTGTCGAGTTCGACAAAGACCAGTGGAAGAGCGAAGCGGCCTATGTCGCCGATTGCCGCCGCACGTCGATGACCCGCAAAATCACCGAAGCGATCTACGCTTTGGCGATGGAGGTGAAATATTCCAAGGACGAGATTCTCTCGATCTATCTGAACCGTGCTTATATGGGCGGCGGGGCTTATGGGGTTGAGGCTGCGGGGCAGGTCTATTTCGGCAAGAATGCAGCCGAGCTTAGCCCAGCAGAAAGCGCGATGATTGCCGGGCTTTTGACGGCACCGACACGATTGGCTCCGACCAATAATCTTGAACGCAGTCAGGATCGCGCTGCGACAATTCTGCGTTTGATGAATGAGCAGGGCTACCTAAGCAACGAACAGACTCTCTTTTGGCAAGAAAACCCCGCGACGCTGTCAGAGGCCGCTCAGGCCAAAGCGGGCGGGTATTTCGCGGATTGGATCATGCGGCCGGAAAACCTTCCGGATTTCCTAGGCCAGAAAACCACCGAGGACGTGATTATCCAGACCACACTGGATCAGCGCATCCAGACGGCCGCCGAAGAGGGGCTGCAATGGGTCTTTGAAAACAACGTGCGCAAAGGCTCTGAGGCGCAGGCCGCTGTGGTGGTCATGTCTGCTGATGGGGCCGTGCGTGCTATGATCGGCGGGCGTCAGACCAAAGTCAGCGGGGCGTTTAATCGCGCGGTGCAGGCGAAACGTCAGACCGGGTCGGCGTTCAAGCCATTTGTCTATGGGACCGCGCTGGATCTGGGTTACAGTCACAACGATCTGGTCGAGGATGCGCCGCTTTGCATGAACATCCCCGGCTCTGGCGAGTGGTGCCCGCGCAACTATACCAACGAATACTATGGCGATGTGACGCTGGAATGGGCCTTGGCCAATTCGCTCAATATCCCGGCGGTTAAGATCTCGGAGTCGGTCGGTCGCGACAACGTGCGCAAAGTGGCGGCGGACTTTGGCATTGAAAGTGATCTTGCCGATGGTCCGGCACTGGCATTGGGGGCCTCAGAGAGTTCCCTGCTTGAAATGACTGGGGCCTACGCAGGTATTTTGAACGGTGGCTCGTCGGTAACGCCTTATGGGCTGGTTGAATTGCGCCTGCAGGGCGAAGACGAGCCTATGATGGGCACCGCTGGAGGTATTGGCGAGCGGGTCATCACAGAGGGTGCCGCGCGCGAGTTGATTTATATGATGAGTAAAGTCGTCTCTGAGGGCAGTGGTACCCGCGCGCAATTGCCGGGTTGGGAAGTGGCCGGCAAGACGGGCACGACGAGTGCGGCGAAAGACGCGTGGTTTATTGGGTTCACAGCAGACTATGTGACTGGCGTGTGGATGGGCTATGACGACAACACGCCTTTGACGGGGGTTACCGGCGGCGGTCTTCCGGCGGAAATCTGGAAGCAAGTCATGACCCGCGTCAGCGACGGCGAAATCCCACGCGCCCTGCCGGGCTTTACCCCAAGCAGAAATGCCAACCGCGTGCCAGAACCGGTACGCAACAACCGGGAAAATGTGCTGGAACAACTTCTGCGCGGGATTTTGGGCGGGCGGAATTGA
- a CDS encoding MlaC/ttg2D family ABC transporter substrate-binding protein — MKRRIFLASGAALALMPASAFALTTGEARVLVDKVVTDINQVIASGKSINGMVRDFEGIFKRHADVAWIAGSALGPDARRMSASQRNQYVSAFTKYISGKYGRRFNEFKGGKIVVQNAKKEKNYFRVETVADLPGQAPFAVDFLVSNRTGKNLFFDLIVEGISLRLSEKSEIGAMLDKRGGDLDALIADLRKFG; from the coding sequence ATGAAACGTCGTATTTTCCTCGCATCCGGCGCAGCTCTGGCCCTGATGCCGGCTTCTGCCTTCGCGCTGACCACCGGAGAAGCCCGTGTTCTGGTCGACAAGGTCGTCACCGATATCAACCAAGTGATCGCGTCCGGGAAATCGATCAATGGCATGGTGCGCGATTTTGAAGGCATCTTCAAACGCCACGCAGATGTGGCCTGGATCGCAGGCTCGGCTTTGGGACCGGACGCGCGCCGTATGAGCGCGTCGCAACGCAACCAATATGTCAGTGCCTTCACCAAATATATCTCTGGCAAATACGGCCGCCGCTTTAATGAATTCAAAGGTGGCAAGATCGTTGTGCAAAACGCCAAGAAGGAAAAGAACTATTTCCGCGTGGAAACCGTGGCCGATCTGCCCGGGCAAGCACCTTTTGCGGTGGATTTTCTGGTGTCCAACCGCACGGGCAAGAACCTGTTCTTTGATCTGATCGTCGAAGGCATCAGCCTGCGTCTGTCAGAAAAATCCGAGATCGGCGCGATGCTGGACAAGCGCGGCGGAGATCTGGACGCCCTGATCGCAGACCTGCGCAAGTTCGGCTAG
- a CDS encoding MlaA family lipoprotein, translating into MSTGRKIFALLAALSLTACAASRPAVTSDIHDPHEDANRNVHAFNLALDRNIVRPLSRGYGTAIPEGGRQVVSNVAEHLGLPADILNNVLQGDLRNAGNNTARFVVNTVFGVFGTGDMATGMGIPLRKTDFGETLHVWGAGEGAYVELPVFGPSTSRDTVGTILDFALDPVAIVLPRPESYVGTAATFADQLGTRYDFADAVDSVLYESADSYAQARILYLQNRRFELGVTVEASDVDPFSDPFADPFAQ; encoded by the coding sequence ATGTCGACCGGCCGCAAAATTTTCGCACTTCTCGCTGCGCTGTCTTTGACAGCCTGCGCAGCGTCGCGCCCAGCGGTCACCTCGGATATCCACGATCCGCATGAAGATGCCAACCGCAATGTCCATGCGTTCAACCTGGCGTTGGATCGCAACATCGTGCGGCCTCTGTCACGAGGCTATGGCACCGCGATCCCAGAAGGCGGTCGTCAGGTTGTCTCGAATGTGGCCGAGCATCTGGGCCTGCCTGCCGATATTCTGAACAATGTCCTGCAAGGCGATCTGCGCAATGCAGGGAACAACACGGCACGCTTTGTGGTGAACACGGTCTTTGGCGTCTTTGGCACCGGAGACATGGCGACCGGCATGGGTATCCCACTTAGGAAAACCGACTTTGGCGAGACCCTGCATGTGTGGGGCGCGGGCGAAGGCGCCTATGTCGAATTGCCGGTGTTTGGCCCATCGACGTCGCGTGACACTGTCGGCACTATCTTGGATTTTGCCTTGGACCCGGTGGCCATCGTTCTGCCCCGTCCGGAAAGCTATGTCGGTACGGCCGCGACGTTTGCCGACCAACTTGGCACGCGGTATGATTTTGCCGATGCCGTCGACTCGGTTCTTTATGAGAGTGCGGACAGCTATGCGCAGGCTCGGATTTTGTACCTGCAAAACCGCCGATTTGAACTTGGCGTCACGGTCGAAGCCAGTGACGTAGATCCATTTTCGGATCCCTTCGCGGATCCATTTGCTCAGTAG
- a CDS encoding ATP-binding cassette domain-containing protein, with translation MAVLRTWKLCAQSAMLGLGAYLVLQAALSPGAMVAATILLARASAPLDVLSAQWPVVVGAGRSLRSLVTIFAQHPLKPDTIPVEDQSARVLVSSLRLSVASVSNSSPLNFEIQPGETLGVIGAFGSGKTELLRALQGLTGAARACQTTMFVSAEPQIFTGSIAQNISGFRTEVKAAQILNAAKAAGLADDVAKLDEGLNSDVDVALSAWPKAMRYRLALAHAIYDSPPVLLLDDPFNGQPPEGVHAIAALCEARSTAGKTTIFTARHPTALGSVHKLLWLDKGQNLGFGPRDSVLARFLAPRASQEPATQLDLAS, from the coding sequence ATGGCCGTTTTGCGTACGTGGAAGCTTTGCGCGCAATCCGCGATGCTCGGGCTTGGCGCCTATTTGGTTTTGCAGGCAGCGCTTTCGCCCGGGGCGATGGTCGCAGCCACCATTCTGTTGGCGCGGGCGAGTGCCCCGTTGGACGTTCTGTCCGCGCAATGGCCGGTGGTGGTGGGTGCAGGGCGAAGCCTGCGGTCGCTTGTCACGATTTTTGCGCAACATCCGCTTAAGCCAGATACCATCCCGGTCGAGGATCAATCTGCGCGGGTTTTGGTTAGCTCGCTTAGGCTATCGGTGGCAAGTGTCTCAAACTCGTCTCCACTCAACTTTGAAATCCAGCCCGGAGAGACCCTGGGCGTGATTGGTGCGTTCGGGTCTGGCAAGACAGAGCTACTGCGTGCGCTACAAGGGCTGACGGGGGCAGCACGCGCGTGCCAAACCACCATGTTTGTAAGTGCGGAACCGCAGATTTTCACGGGGTCCATCGCACAAAATATTTCGGGATTTCGAACAGAGGTCAAGGCCGCCCAAATCTTGAATGCTGCTAAGGCGGCAGGTCTCGCTGACGACGTCGCAAAACTGGACGAAGGCTTAAACTCGGATGTGGACGTAGCCTTGTCCGCCTGGCCAAAGGCTATGCGCTATCGATTGGCATTGGCCCATGCGATCTATGACTCCCCACCCGTTTTACTCTTGGACGATCCATTTAACGGCCAACCTCCAGAGGGTGTTCATGCGATAGCGGCCTTATGCGAAGCCCGCTCCACAGCGGGCAAAACCACGATCTTTACAGCGCGCCATCCGACCGCTTTGGGCTCGGTTCACAAGCTCTTGTGGTTGGACAAGGGCCAGAATCTCGGGTTCGGACCGAGGGATTCCGTGCTGGCGCGTTTCCTTGCCCCACGCGCCTCACAAGAGCCTGCAACGCAATTGGATCTGGCGTCATGA
- a CDS encoding HlyD family type I secretion periplasmic adaptor subunit, translating into MRDPISWYVALRMGSMTLVTLLAGFVGLSSAIPIQSAIVSSGHLTLSQSTHWVQHPTGGKVLKLAVGAGQIVNKDTLLLVLEDPNVSHQTAVLTKSLLDLQARHARLIVQLAGGREVDFASVNTPSGTVDIPEDVQKLQRDILAAEQLAWANHAEQMQRRQTTLRRQLVAADARIASLSTRLDLFQEDLQTQEALVAKAIVPASSVMPLRHKIAELEGELAALKAEKTAFEGQVLELGLDLARQTSARRAKILSEIERAEQEITEVQNSLSDFARQAEALSLRAPFSGQVHDLRVTTEQTVLRAAEPAMAIVPLGAGTHAKLKVSPKNIDHIYPGQPTRVHLDGHAPDIWQTGHVARVSADVLEGRGAAQHYFEVDVELSAIGGSLGENARLGMPVTAYFATQSSSILNYLLAPFADYARKAFRET; encoded by the coding sequence ATGAGGGACCCGATCTCTTGGTATGTAGCGCTGCGCATGGGGTCAATGACTCTTGTCACATTGCTGGCAGGATTTGTCGGCTTATCATCCGCCATTCCAATTCAGAGCGCTATCGTGTCATCCGGACATTTGACCCTCAGCCAATCGACTCATTGGGTGCAGCATCCGACGGGTGGAAAAGTTCTTAAGCTTGCAGTGGGTGCAGGTCAGATTGTTAACAAAGACACGCTCTTGCTGGTGCTGGAGGACCCCAACGTTTCGCACCAAACCGCTGTGCTGACGAAATCTCTCTTGGATCTTCAGGCACGACATGCGCGACTCATCGTTCAGCTCGCAGGGGGACGCGAAGTCGACTTTGCGTCCGTGAATACGCCATCTGGCACAGTCGACATTCCCGAGGATGTACAAAAGCTTCAGAGGGATATTCTCGCAGCAGAGCAGCTCGCCTGGGCCAATCACGCGGAACAAATGCAAAGACGTCAGACAACGTTGCGGCGTCAATTGGTTGCGGCTGACGCGCGGATTGCCTCGTTGAGCACGCGTTTGGATCTGTTTCAAGAGGATTTGCAAACCCAAGAGGCACTTGTCGCGAAAGCCATTGTGCCTGCCTCAAGCGTAATGCCTTTAAGGCACAAAATCGCAGAGCTGGAAGGCGAGCTGGCCGCGCTTAAAGCTGAAAAAACGGCCTTTGAGGGTCAGGTGCTCGAACTTGGCCTTGATCTTGCGCGACAAACCTCCGCCCGCCGCGCCAAAATTCTCTCAGAAATTGAGCGGGCTGAACAGGAGATCACAGAGGTGCAGAATAGCTTATCTGACTTTGCCAGGCAGGCCGAAGCACTGAGCCTACGCGCGCCATTTTCGGGGCAGGTTCATGATCTCAGAGTTACAACCGAGCAGACCGTCTTGCGCGCTGCCGAACCGGCAATGGCCATCGTTCCCTTGGGTGCCGGAACCCATGCTAAACTAAAGGTTTCACCAAAGAACATTGATCACATTTACCCAGGCCAGCCTACGCGTGTCCATCTGGATGGGCACGCGCCAGACATTTGGCAGACCGGGCATGTAGCGCGCGTGTCGGCGGATGTTCTGGAAGGGCGCGGTGCCGCGCAGCATTACTTCGAAGTCGATGTCGAGCTGTCTGCAATTGGTGGTTCACTTGGCGAGAATGCGCGTCTTGGCATGCCTGTCACCGCCTATTTCGCGACCCAATCCAGCAGCATATTAAATTATCTTCTGGCACCTTTCGCAGACTATGCGCGCAAAGCTTTCCGTGAGACTTGA
- a CDS encoding RidA family protein — MSGFESKLADMGVTLPDAPAPAANYVPYVQVGDTLYVSGQISAGADGFITGKLGDDMSVEDGAAAARTCAISLLAQVKAACGGDLDRLVRVVKLTGFVNSTADFGDQPKVVNGASDFLAAALGDAGRHSRSAVSAASLPFGVAVEIEGIFQIK, encoded by the coding sequence ATGAGTGGTTTTGAAAGCAAGCTTGCAGACATGGGTGTCACTTTGCCTGACGCGCCAGCCCCTGCAGCCAATTATGTCCCCTATGTTCAGGTTGGTGACACGCTCTATGTCTCGGGCCAGATTTCTGCAGGCGCGGATGGCTTTATCACTGGCAAGCTCGGCGATGACATGAGTGTCGAGGACGGAGCCGCTGCGGCCCGCACCTGCGCGATTTCTCTGCTCGCCCAAGTGAAAGCCGCCTGTGGTGGCGATCTGGACCGCCTAGTGCGCGTTGTGAAGCTGACCGGGTTTGTCAATTCCACCGCGGATTTCGGCGACCAGCCCAAAGTTGTGAACGGAGCCTCTGATTTCCTGGCCGCGGCGCTGGGCGACGCAGGCCGCCATTCCCGGTCTGCGGTTTCTGCGGCGTCGTTGCCCTTTGGCGTCGCCGTAGAAATCGAAGGTATCTTCCAGATCAAATGA
- a CDS encoding glycerophosphodiester phosphodiesterase family protein, producing MTPRLAPAFLTTPLAHRALHDVTDGRPENSRAAVQAAIKVGYGIEIDLQLSRDDQAMVFHDYGLDRLADASGPIRQKSAQELASIGLKGGNEAIPTLPDVLELVGGRVPLLIELKDQDGQMGTNIGTLEAATVAALNAYAGPVAVMSFNPNSVAKLADLCPEIPRGITTSSYIYEDWGPLPKRICDHLRDIPDFDRVGASFISHEVDDLTRLRVAELKSQGADILCWTVTSPQIEAEARKVAANITFEQYLAEFPA from the coding sequence ATGACCCCAAGACTTGCGCCCGCGTTCCTGACAACGCCTCTGGCGCACCGCGCCTTGCATGACGTCACCGATGGCCGCCCGGAAAACAGCCGTGCGGCCGTTCAAGCGGCAATCAAGGTGGGATATGGAATTGAAATCGACCTGCAATTGTCGCGCGATGATCAGGCGATGGTGTTTCATGACTATGGGCTTGATCGCCTCGCGGACGCCAGCGGCCCGATCCGTCAAAAGTCGGCACAAGAACTTGCATCAATTGGTTTGAAAGGTGGCAATGAGGCCATCCCAACTTTGCCAGATGTTCTTGAGCTGGTCGGCGGGCGTGTGCCTCTGCTGATCGAACTCAAGGATCAGGATGGTCAGATGGGTACGAATATCGGGACGCTCGAGGCTGCGACGGTTGCTGCCCTGAACGCCTATGCAGGACCCGTCGCTGTGATGTCGTTTAACCCAAACAGTGTGGCCAAACTGGCGGATCTTTGCCCTGAAATCCCGCGCGGGATAACGACCAGTAGTTACATCTATGAAGATTGGGGTCCGCTCCCCAAACGCATCTGCGACCACCTTCGTGACATCCCTGATTTTGACCGTGTCGGCGCCAGTTTCATCAGCCACGAGGTCGACGATCTGACGCGCCTCCGCGTTGCGGAGTTGAAATCGCAGGGCGCAGATATCCTCTGTTGGACGGTTACATCGCCTCAGATCGAGGCAGAGGCGCGCAAAGTGGCGGCTAATATCACCTTTGAACAATATCTGGCCGAGTTCCCCGCTTGA
- a CDS encoding GNAT family N-acetyltransferase, producing MSEPIEIQLHRSLAEIAPEDWDACARADFKRPVDPFTTYRFLKALEDSGSVGPGTGWQPQYLTAHAGSELIAVAPLYAKGHSQGEYVFDHNWAHAYQNAGGRYYPKLQIAVPFTPATGRRFLTKPGYEEIGQAALVQGALQIGEQNQLSSLHVTFCTDQEVEIGREMGLLHRTGQQFHWVNEEYADFDDFLATLSSRKRKNIRKERKQAQAFGGEIRSYTGDQIQPEHWDAIWAFYQDTGSRKWGTPYLTRDFFEIAHQTLRDDVLLIMAEIDGSPIAGAMNMIGAETLFGRYWGCIQDHACLHFEICYYQAIEWAIANGLRRVEAGAQGEHKLARGYLPVQTHSLHWMADQGFSDAVAQYLVAERDAVAQEIEILTSYGPFRNTTQEDHE from the coding sequence ATGAGCGAACCTATTGAAATTCAACTACATCGGTCGCTGGCCGAGATCGCCCCGGAAGATTGGGACGCTTGCGCGCGTGCCGATTTTAAGCGCCCCGTTGACCCTTTCACCACCTATCGGTTTCTTAAGGCACTCGAGGACAGCGGATCCGTCGGCCCGGGCACCGGCTGGCAGCCGCAATATCTGACCGCCCATGCGGGATCAGAGCTGATCGCCGTCGCCCCCCTTTATGCCAAGGGGCACAGTCAGGGCGAATACGTCTTTGACCACAACTGGGCGCATGCATATCAAAACGCGGGTGGGCGGTATTATCCCAAACTCCAGATCGCAGTGCCCTTCACGCCAGCGACCGGCCGCCGATTCCTGACCAAACCGGGATATGAAGAGATTGGGCAGGCCGCGCTTGTCCAAGGCGCGCTGCAAATCGGTGAGCAGAACCAGCTCAGCTCTCTGCATGTGACCTTCTGTACAGACCAAGAGGTCGAGATCGGCCGCGAGATGGGGCTCTTGCATCGCACCGGCCAGCAGTTTCATTGGGTGAACGAAGAGTATGCTGACTTCGACGACTTCCTCGCGACGCTGTCCAGCCGCAAACGCAAAAACATCCGAAAGGAGCGCAAACAGGCGCAGGCCTTTGGCGGCGAAATACGGAGCTATACGGGCGATCAGATCCAGCCCGAACATTGGGACGCCATCTGGGCGTTTTATCAGGACACGGGAAGTCGCAAATGGGGCACGCCTTATCTGACCCGAGACTTCTTCGAGATCGCGCATCAGACCCTGCGGGACGACGTGCTGCTGATCATGGCCGAAATCGATGGTTCGCCCATTGCGGGCGCGATGAATATGATTGGAGCCGAGACGCTCTTTGGGCGCTATTGGGGCTGTATTCAGGACCACGCCTGCCTGCATTTTGAAATCTGCTACTATCAGGCCATCGAATGGGCGATTGCCAATGGCCTCAGGCGGGTCGAAGCGGGCGCGCAAGGCGAACATAAACTGGCGCGCGGCTATTTGCCGGTTCAGACCCATTCGCTGCATTGGATGGCGGATCAGGGGTTCTCGGATGCCGTTGCGCAATATCTGGTGGCCGAACGGGATGCCGTGGCGCAGGAGATCGAAATCCTGACGTCTTATGGCCCCTTTCGGAACACGACGCAGGAGGATCACGAATGA
- a CDS encoding 4a-hydroxytetrahydrobiopterin dehydratase gives MTEKLSQDARETELPALIEAGWVLDEDRDAISKTYKFKNFIEAFGFMTRAAIWAEKWVHHPEWSNVYNRVEVTLTTHDVGGLSPLDMKLARKMDALAG, from the coding sequence ATGACCGAAAAACTCTCGCAGGACGCACGCGAGACCGAGTTACCCGCTTTGATCGAGGCTGGCTGGGTTTTGGACGAAGATCGGGATGCGATCTCCAAAACCTATAAGTTCAAAAACTTCATCGAGGCCTTCGGCTTTATGACCCGCGCGGCGATCTGGGCTGAAAAATGGGTGCACCACCCGGAATGGTCCAATGTTTACAATCGCGTAGAGGTTACGTTGACGACCCATGACGTGGGTGGGCTCAGCCCATTGGACATGAAACTCGCGCGCAAAATGGATGCGCTGGCGGGTTAG
- a CDS encoding glyoxalase superfamily protein, which translates to MSGQTIIPIFRSFDEAKAREFYIDFLGFEVTFEHRFEPNTPLYLGLRFGDCELHVSEHFGDATPGSSVRISIQDVAGYCAALNAKKYRHARPGYQDQPWGMRDMTINDPFGNRLIFCEDAADLSDFGA; encoded by the coding sequence ATGTCAGGCCAAACCATCATCCCCATCTTTCGCAGCTTTGACGAAGCCAAGGCGCGCGAGTTCTATATTGATTTTCTTGGGTTTGAGGTGACGTTCGAGCATCGATTTGAGCCGAACACACCGCTGTATCTGGGGCTGAGGTTTGGCGATTGCGAGTTGCACGTCTCTGAACATTTCGGAGACGCCACGCCGGGGTCTTCGGTGCGTATTTCGATCCAAGATGTGGCGGGATATTGCGCGGCTTTGAATGCAAAGAAATATCGGCATGCCAGGCCCGGGTATCAGGATCAGCCTTGGGGCATGCGCGATATGACCATCAATGATCCCTTCGGGAATCGTCTGATTTTCTGCGAAGACGCGGCAGACCTGTCCGATTTTGGCGCCTAA
- a CDS encoding peroxiredoxin, which yields MTISVGDKLPDATLLTLGENGPEGVSLSEKLAGRKVVIFALPGAYTGVCSTAHVPSFIRTKGDFDAKGVDEVICISVNDPFVMKAWGEATGATEAGLTFLGDAQSEFTKAVGMDFTAPPAGLIARSKRYALYAEDGVVKVLQAEENPGVCDVSGGEAMRDAI from the coding sequence ATGACGATATCTGTTGGAGACAAACTGCCAGACGCAACCCTGCTGACCCTTGGCGAGAACGGCCCTGAAGGCGTGTCACTGAGCGAAAAACTCGCAGGCCGCAAAGTGGTGATTTTCGCCCTGCCCGGTGCTTACACCGGCGTCTGCTCGACCGCGCATGTGCCAAGCTTTATCCGCACCAAAGGTGACTTTGACGCAAAAGGCGTGGACGAAGTGATCTGTATCTCTGTGAACGACCCGTTTGTGATGAAAGCCTGGGGCGAGGCCACCGGCGCGACAGAAGCGGGCCTTACATTCCTGGGCGACGCGCAATCTGAATTCACCAAAGCGGTTGGCATGGACTTCACCGCACCGCCTGCGGGTCTGATCGCGCGTTCCAAACGTTACGCGCTTTATGCCGAGGACGGCGTGGTCAAAGTGCTGCAAGCCGAAGAAAACCCAGGCGTCTGTGACGTCTCGGGCGGCGAAGCGATGCGCGACGCGATCTAA